One segment of Panicum virgatum strain AP13 chromosome 3K, P.virgatum_v5, whole genome shotgun sequence DNA contains the following:
- the LOC120696788 gene encoding tubby-like F-box protein 14 yields MSFRSIVRDVRDGFGSLSRRGFEVKLLGHRRGKSHGAVHELHDPAPVIQSSCWANLPPELLRDVIERLEASEATWPNRKNVVSCAAVCQTWREMCKEIVKNPEFSGKITFPVSLKQPGPRDATIQCFIKRDKSTQTYYLYLCLSTAVLVESGKFLLCAKRTSRPTCTEYTIFMNSENISRSSKMYIGKLRSNLLGTKFAIYDTQPPCNVAQPGKTSRRFYSRKVSPKVSSSTYNIAQVSYELNVLGTRGPRRMNCVMHSIPASSLEAGGTVPCQPDSVLTRSLDESFGSISFSKSSVVDHSMRFGSTRFSEVSMSSHRIGDMALGDNDEYKERPLVLRNKAPRWHEQLQCWCLNFRGRVTVASVKNFQLVAATQAAAGATTPSQAVPAPPPEHEKAILQFGKVAKDMFTMDYRYPLSAFQAFAICLSSFDTKLACE; encoded by the exons ATGTCGTTCCGCAGCATTGTGCGTGATGTAAGGGATGGTTTTGGGAGCTTGTCTCGAAGAGGGTTCGAGGTGAAGCTTCTGGGCCACCGCAGAGGGAAATCTCATGGTGCTGTCCATGAGTTGCATGATCCAGCCCCGGTGATCCAGAGCAGTTGCTGGGCTAATTTGCCCCCTGAATTGCTTCGAGATGTGATCGAGAGGTTGGAAGCCAGTGAAGCAACATGGCCTAATAGGAAGAATGTAGTTTCTTGCGCGGCTGTTTGTCAAACCTGGAGAGAGATGTGCAAAGAGATTGTTAAGAATCCAGAATTTTCTGGAAAAATCACTTTCCCTGTGTCCCTGAAGCAG CCTGGGCCTCGAGATGCAACTATCCAGTGCTTCATCAAAAGGGATAAATCTACCCAAACATACTACCTGTATCTGTGTCTTAGCACAG CTGTGCTTGTTGAAAGTGGCAAATTCCTCCTATGCGCAAAACGAACCTCCCGTCCAACCTGTACAGAATATACAATATTTATGAATTCTGAAAATATATCTAGGTCAAGCAAAATGTACATTGGAAAGCTGAG GTCAAATCTCCTCGGCACAAAGTTTGCAATATATGATACCCAGCCTCCATGCAATGTAGCACAGCCAGGGAAAACAAGCCGTAGGTTCTACTCCAGGAAGGTGTCACCAAAAGTCTCTTCCAGCACCTACAACATAGCACAGGTTTCATATGAGCTGAATGTCTTGGGAACTCGGGGTCCTAGGCGGATGAACTGTGTTATGCACTCCATTCCTGCCTCATCCCTTGAGGCTGGAGGCACTGTTCCATGCCAGCCAGACAGTGTCCTCACCCGCTCCCTTGACGAGTCATTTGGTAGCATTTCCTTCTCGAAGTCATCTGTTGTGGATCATTCCATGCGTTTCGGGAGCACAAGGTTCTCTGAAGTCTCGATGAGCAGCCACAGGATTGGAGACATGGCTCTGGGTGACAATGATGAATACAAGGAGAGGCCATTGGTGCTCCGTAACAAGGCCCCAAGATGGCACGAGCAATTGCAGTGCTGGTGCCTCAATTTTAGGGGCAGAGTGACTGTCGCATCTGTCAAGAACTTCCAGCTTGTAGCTGCAACACAGGCTGCTGCTGGAGCCACAACCCCGTCGCAGGCTGTCCCAGCACCGCCACCGGAGCATGAAAAGGCGATCCTGCAATTCGGGAAGGTGGCCAAGGATATGTTCACAATGGACTACCGTTATCCGCTATCAGCCTTCCAGGCCTTCGCAATCTGCCTGAGCAGTTTCGACACCAAACTGGCCTGCGAATAA
- the LOC120696789 gene encoding uncharacterized protein LOC120696789 isoform X1: protein MSQVLLLRLSAHSHVVRGHGFRRLSSAVHGGGGEWRRASAPPLQEESREVRVSVWWDFENCHIPNGVNVCRVAPRVSAALRAAGIRGPLSITAFGDVLQLARSSQEALAATGVSISHVPRSGKNSSDRSFMADLVYWIAQNPPPVHFFLISGDNDFANLLHRLRMSNYNVLLACPSNATSVLCSAATVMWPWDALVKGEDFSPKRFNHPPDGLHGSWYGHYKGALDNPFLEKESKEPIKVPSDSWHCSVPSYTKHVSKSLSNAILEALRPHPDGLSLSRVRAEVMKNEVCRDSDFLARQKFSCLLRAMPDIVEFIDPPSGKNEPYVTLVNKGLLQPGDVSSKAVSSAQGNGRENNINGTAQNDKKHPSLMSTPEVNLKPQSSCQSIARSKSFTETVIGHPPTFSVPSSPLVLLSEDQKKYQTADVSAPTESPAKHTEVDEGTTPGTPSSSGVENVVNKDGLLKRIWILWNGPDNAKPEVSQNCESTSAEVVNDLRIPLQEHNADCRINVLRRIHKITSKSDNPDGTNSTAAVSANLPISSDGENSERIKRDPSVPENPEPCSRPASVSTGKAGDKDSSEMKKGLFSWASRWWAFGKSYADNSTTNRNVTDEPIEEIESSNASACGRGQQVVNEIFAKDHVWDLLEQQLSKCLGADLILKAKTRGELAHGLQKLGCWPLQGLLEKDLHHLVHLLISEKKWIEEISSRPFPFRLTLPHKRTCVPSNSSKSTALSSIFVNGKPHKGKFVDDKSKKSKPLTREEILSDCHKLLNELLSQHKYGFNISIFKHRFTQKHGYELDHQKLGYPDLASLLQIMPGARIKFPRVLPAENENGQAGSKGSGNHNNGDDLIWEELGPVSSTSETTAAEVDKEMCYRPPTPSDDEFSDNDSQADQQTRRNAEHSSLLQIIDSWNSSKDDGSNKKSEDIDGLVDCSTRNPGYLDNHAAGNVQRSTRLSQKQYSFVSDSEEDKEKDKLVESVLGSLQKARSSKLPN from the exons ATGTCAcaggtcctcctcctccgcctctccgCGCACTCCCACGTCGTCCGCGGCCACGGGTTTCGCCGCCTCAGCTCCGCAgtccacggcggcgggggcgagtgGCGGCGGGCCTCGGCCCCGCCGCTGCAGGAGGAGAGCCGGGAGGTGCGGGTGTCGGTATGGTGGGACTTCGAGAACTGCCACATCCCCAACGGCGTCAACGTCTGCCGCGTCGCCCCGCGCGTGTCCGCTGCCCTCCGCGCCGCGGGCATCCGCGGGCCGCTCTCCATCACCGCCTTCGGTGACGTGCTGCAGCTCGCGCGGTCCTCGCAGGAGGCGCTCGCCGCTACGGGCGTCTCCATCTCCCACGTCCCACGCA GTGGGAAGAATAGTTCCGACCGTTCCTTTATGGCTGATCTTGTCTACTGGATTGCTCAGAACCCTCCACCAGTTCATTTTTTCCTTATATCTGGGGATAACGATTTTGCAAACCTCTTGCATCGATTGCGAATGAGCAACTACAATGTACTGCTTGCTTGTCCTAGTAATGCTACCAGTGTACTGTGTAGTGCAGCAACAGTTATGTGGCCGTGGGATGCTTTAGTTAAAGGGGAGGATTTCTCACCTAAACGTTTTAACCACCCACCGGATGGTTTACATGGATCTTGGTATGGTCACTACAAAGGAGCCCTGGACAATCCCTTCCTGGAGAAGGAATCAAAGGAACCCATCAAGGTACCATCTGATTCCTGGCATTGTTCAGTACCATCTTATACCAAGcatgtctccaaatctttaaGCAATGCAATTCTGGAGGCATTACGTCCACATCCTGATGGGCTGAGCCTCTCACGTGTGCGAGCTGAGGTTATGAAGAACGAGGTTTGTCGGGACAGTGATTTCCTTGCCCGCCAGAAATTCTCTTGCCTTCTCCGAGCAATGCCAGATATTGTTGAATTTATAGATCCTCCATCTGGTAAAAACGAGCCATATGTAACTTTGGTCAACAAAGGCCTGCTGCAGCCTGGTGACGTAAGTTCTAAGGCCGTTAGCTCAGCTCAAGGTAATGGCAGGGAGAATAATATCAACGGAACAGCACAAAATGATAAGAAGCATCCATCTTTGATGTCAACTCCTGAAGTAAATTTGAAGCCACAAAGTTCTTGTCAAAGTATTGCAAGGAGCAAAAGCTTCACAGAGACTGTAATTGGACATCCACCTACATTTTCTGTCCCATCTTCCCCATTGGTTTTGCTGTCTGAGGACCAAAAGAAGTACCAAACTGCTGATGTGAGTGCACCGACAGAGTCACCAGCAAAACACACGGAAGTTGACGAAGGGACAACCCCTGGAACTCCCTCTTCCTCAGGGGTGGAAAATGTTGTTAACAAAGATGGACTCCTTAAAAGAATCTGGATATTGTGGAATGGCCCTGATAATGCCAAGCCTGAGGTTTCTCAAAATTGTGAAAGTACTTCTGCTGAAGTGGTTAATGATTTGCGAATACCTCTGCAAGAGCATAATGCTGATTGCCGTATAAACGTTTTGAGGAGGATCCATAAGATCACTTCAAAAAGTGACAATCCAGATGGCACCAATAGTACTGCAGCAGTAAGTGCTAATTTGCCAATTTCATCTGATGGTGAGAATTCTGAAAGAATAAAGAGAGATCCATCAGTTCCTGAAAACCCAGAACCATGCAGTAGACCTGCATCTGTTTCCACGGGTAAAGCTGGAGATAAAGATTCTTCTGAAATGAAGAAGGGCTTGTTTAGCTGGGCTTCAAGGTGGTGGGCATTTGGAAAATCATATGCAGACAATAGTACAACAAACAGAAATGTCACTGATGAACCAATTGAAGAAATTGAATCTTCAAATGCTTCAGCTTGTGGAAGAGGGCAACAGGTGGTTAATGAAATATTTGCAAAGGATCACGTGTGGGATCTTTTGGAGCAACAGTTGTCAAAATGTCTTGGGGCTGATCTTATTTTGAAAGCAAAGACAAG GGGTGAATTGGCACATGGATTGCAGAAGCTGGGTTGTTGGCCTTTGCAAGGCCTCTTAGAGAAAGATCTGCATCATCTGGTACATTTGTTAATTTCGGAAaagaaatggattgaagaaattTCTTCCAGACCTTTCCCTTTCCGTCTTACCCTCCCTCACAAGAGAACATGTGTTCCATCGAATTCCAGCAAGTCCACTGCTCTTAGTTCCATTTTTGTCAATGGGAAGCCACATAAGGGCAAATTTGTAGATGATAAGAGTAAGAAAAGCAAGCCTCTTACTAGGGAGGAGATACTGTCAGACTGTCACAAGCTGTTGAATGAGCTTCTATCGCAGCATAAATATGGATTCAACATCAGCATTTTCAAGCATCGTTTTACTCAGAAACATGGATATGAGCTTGATCATCAGAAGCTTGGGTATCCAGACCTTGCATCACTGTTGCAGATTATGCCTGGTGCCAGGATAAAATTCCCAAGGGTTCTACCTGCAGAAAATGAGAATGGGCAAGCTGGCAGCAAGGGAAGTGGAAACCATAACAATGGCGACGACTTGATTTGGGAGGAGCTTGGTCCTGTATCTTCCACTAGCGAAACTACTGCTGCAGAGGTCGATAAGGAAATGTGCTACCGTCCTCCTACTCCTTCAGATGATGAATTCTCAGATAATGACAGTCAAGCAGACCAACAGACTAGGAGAAATGCTGAGCATAGCTCACTGCTTCAGATCATTGATTCCTGGAACAGTAGCAAGGATGATGGCTCTAACAAGAAATCTGAAGACATCGACGGGCTTGTGGACTGTTCGACGAGAAACCCAGGTTATCTTGACAATCATGCTGCAGGGAACGTGCAGAGATCTACAAGGCTATCACAGAAGCAGTACTCTTTTGTGTCGGACTCTGAAGAAGATAAAGAGAAGGATAAGCTGGTTGAGAGTGTCTTGGGCAGTCTGCAAAAGGCGCGGAGCTCAAAGTTGCCTAATTAA
- the LOC120696790 gene encoding protein ROH1-like: MPVTDYQGSTSSPFSFGRSLLSLRRDTTAMPSGEEADLEAFQRHVAATLAELLPGGDAGGDAAAAGAAAAGGEEFLSVAWIRRLLEAFVICQEEFRVVVAQARRRGALPAAAEKMVAEFHERAVKALDVCNAARDGVDQVRRWERLADIAASVLRGPAEIHEGQLRRARKALSDLSGLLVDDTAASGSGGVASFLASHRNRSFGRARASPSRSAVASATASASSSHFRSLSWSVSRTWSAARQLQAIGAGLAAPRAHEAGLAAPVYSMGCVLHLAAWALVAAVPCPDRGTALQAHHLPAAPPRAAFPWAPPLLSLQERLAEEGKRKDRRHTCGLLKEIHSLEKSTQKLAEAIDAAPIPLFGDRETDVREAAAELAAVCEAMRDGLEPLERQVREVFHRIVRSRVDGLDSSMHNAD; encoded by the coding sequence ATGCCGGTGACGGACTACCAGGGCTCAACCTCCTCGCCCTTCTCCTTCGGCCGCTCGCTGCTCTCGCTACGCAGGGACACCACCGCCATGCCGTCGGGCGAGGAGGCCGACCTCGAGGCGTTCCAGCGCCACGTCGCGGCCACCCTCGCGGAGCTGCTCCCCGGGGGGGACGCGGGaggggacgccgccgcggcagggGCCGCAGCTGCCGGGGGCGAGGAGTTCCTCTCCGTCGCCTGGATCCGGCGCCTGCTCGAGGCCTTCGTCATCTGCCAGGAGGAGTTCCGGGTCGTGGTGGCccaggcgcgccgccgcggcgcgctgcCCGCGGCGGCCGAGAAGATGGTGGCCGAGTTCCACGAGCGCGCCGTCAAGGCGCTCGACGTCTGCAACGCGGCGCGCGACGGCGTCGACCAGGTGCGCCGCTGGGAGCGCCTCGCCGACATCGCGGCCTCCGTGCTGCGGGGCCCCGCGGAGATCCACGAGggccagctccgccgcgcgcgcaaGGCGCTCTCCGACCTCTCCGGGCTCCTCGTCGACGACACCGCGGCgtctggcagcggcggcgtcgcgtCCTTCCTGGCCTCCCACCGCAACCGCTCCttcggccgcgcgcgcgcgtcccCGTCCCGCTCCGCGGTCGCCAGCGCCacggcctcggcctcctcctcccacttCCGCTCCCTCTCGTGGAGCGTGTCCCGCACTTGGTCCGCGGCGCGGCAGCTGCAGGCCATCGgggccggcctcgccgcgccgcgcgcgcacgaggcgggcctcgccgcgccggtcTACTCCATGGGATGCGTACTCCACCTCGCCGCGTgggcgctcgtcgccgccgtcccgtGCCCGGACCGTGGCACCGCGCTCCAGGCGCACCACCtgcccgccgcgccaccgcgcgccgcaTTCCCCTGGGCGCCGCCTCTCCTCTCCCTGCAAGAACGCCTAGCCGAGGAGGGGAAGCGCAAGGACAGGCGCCATACTTGCGGTCTGCTCAAAGAGATCCATTCGCTCGAGAAGTCGACGCAGAAGCTTGCTGAAGCAATTGACGCAGCCCCCATCCCGCTCTTTGGTGACAGGGAGACCGATGTGCGGGAGGCTGCAGCGGAGCTCGCTGCCGTGTGTGAAGCCATGAGGGATGGTCTGGAGCCACTGGAAAGGCAGGTGCGCGAAGTGTTCCACCGCATTGTGCGCAGTCGTGTCGATGGTCTTGATTCGTCCATGCACAATGCTGATTGA
- the LOC120696789 gene encoding uncharacterized protein LOC120696789 isoform X2, with translation MADLVYWIAQNPPPVHFFLISGDNDFANLLHRLRMSNYNVLLACPSNATSVLCSAATVMWPWDALVKGEDFSPKRFNHPPDGLHGSWYGHYKGALDNPFLEKESKEPIKVPSDSWHCSVPSYTKHVSKSLSNAILEALRPHPDGLSLSRVRAEVMKNEVCRDSDFLARQKFSCLLRAMPDIVEFIDPPSGKNEPYVTLVNKGLLQPGDVSSKAVSSAQGNGRENNINGTAQNDKKHPSLMSTPEVNLKPQSSCQSIARSKSFTETVIGHPPTFSVPSSPLVLLSEDQKKYQTADVSAPTESPAKHTEVDEGTTPGTPSSSGVENVVNKDGLLKRIWILWNGPDNAKPEVSQNCESTSAEVVNDLRIPLQEHNADCRINVLRRIHKITSKSDNPDGTNSTAAVSANLPISSDGENSERIKRDPSVPENPEPCSRPASVSTGKAGDKDSSEMKKGLFSWASRWWAFGKSYADNSTTNRNVTDEPIEEIESSNASACGRGQQVVNEIFAKDHVWDLLEQQLSKCLGADLILKAKTRGELAHGLQKLGCWPLQGLLEKDLHHLVHLLISEKKWIEEISSRPFPFRLTLPHKRTCVPSNSSKSTALSSIFVNGKPHKGKFVDDKSKKSKPLTREEILSDCHKLLNELLSQHKYGFNISIFKHRFTQKHGYELDHQKLGYPDLASLLQIMPGARIKFPRVLPAENENGQAGSKGSGNHNNGDDLIWEELGPVSSTSETTAAEVDKEMCYRPPTPSDDEFSDNDSQADQQTRRNAEHSSLLQIIDSWNSSKDDGSNKKSEDIDGLVDCSTRNPGYLDNHAAGNVQRSTRLSQKQYSFVSDSEEDKEKDKLVESVLGSLQKARSSKLPN, from the exons ATGGCTGATCTTGTCTACTGGATTGCTCAGAACCCTCCACCAGTTCATTTTTTCCTTATATCTGGGGATAACGATTTTGCAAACCTCTTGCATCGATTGCGAATGAGCAACTACAATGTACTGCTTGCTTGTCCTAGTAATGCTACCAGTGTACTGTGTAGTGCAGCAACAGTTATGTGGCCGTGGGATGCTTTAGTTAAAGGGGAGGATTTCTCACCTAAACGTTTTAACCACCCACCGGATGGTTTACATGGATCTTGGTATGGTCACTACAAAGGAGCCCTGGACAATCCCTTCCTGGAGAAGGAATCAAAGGAACCCATCAAGGTACCATCTGATTCCTGGCATTGTTCAGTACCATCTTATACCAAGcatgtctccaaatctttaaGCAATGCAATTCTGGAGGCATTACGTCCACATCCTGATGGGCTGAGCCTCTCACGTGTGCGAGCTGAGGTTATGAAGAACGAGGTTTGTCGGGACAGTGATTTCCTTGCCCGCCAGAAATTCTCTTGCCTTCTCCGAGCAATGCCAGATATTGTTGAATTTATAGATCCTCCATCTGGTAAAAACGAGCCATATGTAACTTTGGTCAACAAAGGCCTGCTGCAGCCTGGTGACGTAAGTTCTAAGGCCGTTAGCTCAGCTCAAGGTAATGGCAGGGAGAATAATATCAACGGAACAGCACAAAATGATAAGAAGCATCCATCTTTGATGTCAACTCCTGAAGTAAATTTGAAGCCACAAAGTTCTTGTCAAAGTATTGCAAGGAGCAAAAGCTTCACAGAGACTGTAATTGGACATCCACCTACATTTTCTGTCCCATCTTCCCCATTGGTTTTGCTGTCTGAGGACCAAAAGAAGTACCAAACTGCTGATGTGAGTGCACCGACAGAGTCACCAGCAAAACACACGGAAGTTGACGAAGGGACAACCCCTGGAACTCCCTCTTCCTCAGGGGTGGAAAATGTTGTTAACAAAGATGGACTCCTTAAAAGAATCTGGATATTGTGGAATGGCCCTGATAATGCCAAGCCTGAGGTTTCTCAAAATTGTGAAAGTACTTCTGCTGAAGTGGTTAATGATTTGCGAATACCTCTGCAAGAGCATAATGCTGATTGCCGTATAAACGTTTTGAGGAGGATCCATAAGATCACTTCAAAAAGTGACAATCCAGATGGCACCAATAGTACTGCAGCAGTAAGTGCTAATTTGCCAATTTCATCTGATGGTGAGAATTCTGAAAGAATAAAGAGAGATCCATCAGTTCCTGAAAACCCAGAACCATGCAGTAGACCTGCATCTGTTTCCACGGGTAAAGCTGGAGATAAAGATTCTTCTGAAATGAAGAAGGGCTTGTTTAGCTGGGCTTCAAGGTGGTGGGCATTTGGAAAATCATATGCAGACAATAGTACAACAAACAGAAATGTCACTGATGAACCAATTGAAGAAATTGAATCTTCAAATGCTTCAGCTTGTGGAAGAGGGCAACAGGTGGTTAATGAAATATTTGCAAAGGATCACGTGTGGGATCTTTTGGAGCAACAGTTGTCAAAATGTCTTGGGGCTGATCTTATTTTGAAAGCAAAGACAAG GGGTGAATTGGCACATGGATTGCAGAAGCTGGGTTGTTGGCCTTTGCAAGGCCTCTTAGAGAAAGATCTGCATCATCTGGTACATTTGTTAATTTCGGAAaagaaatggattgaagaaattTCTTCCAGACCTTTCCCTTTCCGTCTTACCCTCCCTCACAAGAGAACATGTGTTCCATCGAATTCCAGCAAGTCCACTGCTCTTAGTTCCATTTTTGTCAATGGGAAGCCACATAAGGGCAAATTTGTAGATGATAAGAGTAAGAAAAGCAAGCCTCTTACTAGGGAGGAGATACTGTCAGACTGTCACAAGCTGTTGAATGAGCTTCTATCGCAGCATAAATATGGATTCAACATCAGCATTTTCAAGCATCGTTTTACTCAGAAACATGGATATGAGCTTGATCATCAGAAGCTTGGGTATCCAGACCTTGCATCACTGTTGCAGATTATGCCTGGTGCCAGGATAAAATTCCCAAGGGTTCTACCTGCAGAAAATGAGAATGGGCAAGCTGGCAGCAAGGGAAGTGGAAACCATAACAATGGCGACGACTTGATTTGGGAGGAGCTTGGTCCTGTATCTTCCACTAGCGAAACTACTGCTGCAGAGGTCGATAAGGAAATGTGCTACCGTCCTCCTACTCCTTCAGATGATGAATTCTCAGATAATGACAGTCAAGCAGACCAACAGACTAGGAGAAATGCTGAGCATAGCTCACTGCTTCAGATCATTGATTCCTGGAACAGTAGCAAGGATGATGGCTCTAACAAGAAATCTGAAGACATCGACGGGCTTGTGGACTGTTCGACGAGAAACCCAGGTTATCTTGACAATCATGCTGCAGGGAACGTGCAGAGATCTACAAGGCTATCACAGAAGCAGTACTCTTTTGTGTCGGACTCTGAAGAAGATAAAGAGAAGGATAAGCTGGTTGAGAGTGTCTTGGGCAGTCTGCAAAAGGCGCGGAGCTCAAAGTTGCCTAATTAA
- the LOC120696791 gene encoding protein FAM135B-like, with translation MFSRMRCLVGGGVQDSPRSAAKRVSPASWRVDTAAAEAAAGAGGKGPVICFRPPDVMETVHEVAIYIHRFHNLDLFQQGWYQMKISAMWEEGGTKTPASPARVVQYEASDVGADDALGIWKIDDVDNSFHTQPFRIKYARQDIYLSVMVSFNIINSEEEGPAASAVMLKFELIYAPTLETGSEIQSSSVASSAAVHEFRIPHRALLGLHSYCPVHFDVFHSVLVDLTLHIVYLKAGATKPSLKVPDQGLGPRSYHIVKALLTSRKMLLGELKKISDAIGKRIEDLDGADLDLGKYESVNPINSELSNSSKVFPATGKGVGQLAGILHEFLERPNDAVNGTEDSMLYTLPNEELLELFLTVSGQLSFLWNAFLKFHRINKTKILDYLHDGWAIDRKAEWSIWTVHSKIEIPHRYLRSMNDDSSHRHSLLRVSGSRKFHDDPVQNSASRAELHRKSIAQMKINTQSVQDMHIYADPSRVPVVLIEQHVMVVPQHGSSKDLALNAAEQKDTIVLPKLQGDSLATKSTGKKSGRILRAIIFVHGFQGHHLDLRLVRNQWLLLDPGADCLMSEANEDKTSGDFKEMGSRLAGEVVAFLKKKMDKLSKYGGCKELKLSFVGHSIGNIIIRSALAEPALQPYLKNLYTYMSISGPHLGYWYSSNSLFNSGLWLLKKLKGAQCIHQLTFSDDQDPQNTYFYKLCKLRTLENFKNIILLSSPQDGYVPYHSARIELCPAASSDTSKKGQVFTEMLNNCLDQIRAPSSDTRIFMRCDVNFDQSNQGRSLNTMIGRAAHIEFLETDLYAKFIMWSFPDLFR, from the exons ATGGTACCAAATGAAGATTAGTGCAATGTGGGAGGAAGGCGGCACCAAAACGCCGGCTTCACCTGCCAGGGTCGTCCAATACGAAG CTTCTGATGTTGGTGCGGACGATGCGCTAGGCATTTGGAAAATAGATGATGTCGATAATAGCTTCCACACACAACCGTTTCGGATCAAGTATGCGAGACAAGATATCTATCTATCGGTTATGGTGTCTTTCAACATAATCAACAGCGAAGAAGAG GGTCCAGCAGCTTCAGCTGTGATGTTGAAGTTTGAGCTGATATATGCCCCGACACTTGAAACTGG GTCTGAGATTCAATCTTCTAGTGTCGCATCTTCAGCAGCTGTGCATGAATTTAGGATCCCACACAGAGCTCTCCTGGGTCTACACTCCTACTGTCCGGTTCACTTTGATGTGTTCCACTCTGTGCTTGTTGATCTGACGTTACATATAGTGTACCTGAAAGCTGGTGCGACTAAACCATCATTGAAG GTACCAGACCAAGGTTTAGGTCCTAGGTCATATCACATTGTAAAAGCGTTGTTAACTTCTAGGAAAATGTTGCTTGGAGAATTGAAGAAAATCAGTGATGCTATTGGTAAGAGAATAGAGGATTTAGATGGTGCTGACTTGGATCTTGGTAAATACGAGTCAGTTAATCCAATAAATTCTGAGCTATCTAATTCTAGTAAAGTGTTCCCTGCAACTGGCAAGGGTGTTGGACAGTTGGCTGGAATTTTACATGAATTTTTAGAG AGACCCAATGATGCAGTTAATGGTACAGAAGATTCTATGCTGTATACTCTTCCCAACGAAGAGCTGTTAGAATTGTTTCTAACTGTTAGCGGTCAACTTTCATTTCTATGGAATGCATTCTTGAAATTTCATAG GATAAACAAAACAAAGATATTGGACTACTTGCATGATGGTTGGGCTATTGACAGGAAGGCCGAATGGTCAATATGGACTGTTCACTCAAAAATTGAGATCCCTCATCGCTATTTGCGGAGTATGAATGATGACTCATCTCACCGTCATTCCCTTCTTAGAGTTTCTGGTTCAAGGAAGTTCCATGATGAT CCTGTACAGAACTCTGCTTCACGAGCAGAGCTACATAGGAAAAGCATAGCACAAATGAAG ATCAATACACAGTCTGTTCAAGATATGCACATATATGCCGATCCTTCACGCGTTCCTGTTGTTCTTATAGAACAACATGTCATGGTTGTTCCGCAACATGGTTCCAGCAAGGATCTGGCTCTGAATGCTGCGGAACAAAAGGATACTATTGTGCTACCTAAACTACAAGGAGACTCTTTGGCAACCAAAAGTACTGGCAAAAAAAGTGGACGCATCTTGCGAGCCATCATTTTTGTGCATGGTTTTCAG GGTCACCATTTGGATTTACGTCTTGTTAGAAATCAGTGGCTTCTATTGGATCCTGGAGCTGATTGCCTAATGTCTGAGGCTAATGAAGATAAAACATCTGGTGACTTCAAAGAAATGGGTAGCAGGCTGGCTGGGGAAGTAGTTGCCTTcctgaaaaagaaaatggataaGCTTTCAAAATATGGAGGCTGCAAAGAGCTTAAGTTAAGTTTTGTCGGTCATTCCATCGGGAACATCATCATTAGAAGTGCCCTGGCAG AGCCTGCATTACAACCATACTTGAAGAATCTCTACACTTACATGTCAATATCAGGGCCTCACTTGGGTTACTGGTATAGTTCAAATTCTTTGTTCAATTCTGGACTCTGGCTGCTAAAAAAGCTCAAGGGAGCACAGTGCATCCATCAACTGACTTTTAGTGATGATCAAGACCCCCAGAATACGTACTTCTATAAGCTCTGCAAG TTAAGAACATTGGAGAActtcaaaaatatcatattgcTATCGTCGCCACAG GATGGTTATGTGCCATATCATTCCGCGAGAATCGAGCTCTGCCCAGCTGCATCATCTGACACCTCAAAGAAGGGCCAAGTCTTCACAGAAATGCTCAACAACTGCTTAGATCAGATCCGTGCACCATCATCCGACACCCGGATATTCATGCGCTGTGATGTGAATTTCGACCAGTCCAATCAAGGTCGAAGCCTAAACACCATGATTGGCAGAGCTGCCCACATCGAGTTCCTGGAGACCGACCTCTACGCCAAGTTCATCATGTGGTCTTTCCCTGACCTATTCCGGTGA